The genome window TTGGGCAATGCATGGGGTAAGTTTGAATAAGATGGACAATGATTTGATTAGGTTGATCTTCAATTGGGTTATCAAAATTCTTTTCATCTAGTTTGAGGTAAGGATCTTTAATTCCTAAGATAGTTTTGATAGAATTGTTCATGAAAGATGGTCCTTTCTTAGCGAAGACGGGGTCCAACCATCTTTCGCTTTTTTATTTTAAATTTTAAACAAATAAAGCCCTGATGTTAAATCCATCAGTACTTAAAATTGTAAAGCCTTTTAATGAAGTGCCCTAAAATTGTTAGACATAACCTAACAACTTTAGGAGCACTTTTTTTATGACCAAATACTCTTCAGAATTCAAAGTTAAATTAGTAAATGAATATTTTGATAGACAAATTTCTATACTTGGATTATCGAAAAAATATGGAATGCCTAGTAAATCACCGATTTATCGCTGGGTCCATGAAGCGGAAGCAAATGGACTTAATTATTTGATAACCAAAAAATCCCATAAAGAATATTCTCAAGATTTCAAATTATCCGTGATAGAATATCATAAACTACATGAGATCAGTCGCCTTGATACTGCAATTTATTTCAAAATATCACCTAGCCAGGTTAATTCATGGATATATAGATACAATCACTACGGTGTTATTGGATTAAGGCGTCGTCCAGAGGGAGACGACCGTTAATGGCCAAGAAAAAGAAGAAGCAAACACGTTTAAATCCCACAAAAGGAGAGAAATATAAACAAGAAATTCTTGATCTAAAAGCTAAACTACATGATGCCGAAATGGACCGTGATATTTTAAAAGCACTAAAGACCTTGCGAGAAAACGATCCCAACTCGAAAAAGCAAAATTAGTCAAATCATTACTTAAAAAATACAAGTTGAACGAGTTATTAATTAAGGTCAATCTGCCAAGATCAACTTATTATGAACGCCTTAGTAAAACTGATAAAACAGATAAATACGCTCAATTAAACGAGTTCATTGTTAAAACATATCACGATTCAAACTCAACCTACGGTTATCGTCGAATCTGGAAAGAATCCCTCAAGGTCGGATTCAAGAATTCTCCAGAAACAATTCGGCATTTAATGACCAAACTTAAACTAAAAGTAGTTATTTTTTCAAAACATACATCTGGTTACTGTTCCTATAAAGGTAACCTTGGGAAAATAGCTCCTAATACACTCAAACAGAAATTCACTGAGACAGAACCATTAAAAGTACTACATACGGATGTAACTCAAATACGTTTGCGTAAAGACAAATGGGGTTATATATCCGCCGTGCTGGACCAGGCCAGCGGCGAAATATTATCTTATTCAATAAGTTTGAGCCCTAATAAATTACTAATATTAGATACTCTAGAAAAATTGAAGCAAAATATAGTTCCCTCTTTAAAGCCAATCCTTCACTCTGATCAAGGATGGCATTATCAACTTAAATATTATCGAGATACCCTAAAAACAATGGGTATTGAACAAAGTATGTCTCGAAAAGGCAATTGTCACGACAATGCCCCAATTGAGAGCTTCTTTAATCTGCTAAAAAGAGAATGTCTTTATAGGTATAATATCGATGACCTAACCGAATTAAAGAACTTAGTCGCTAAATATATCAATTGGTACAACAATAAACGTATTTCTTTAAAGAAAAATGGATTGTCCCCTGTAGAATACAGGGAACAATCCATGATTTGTGCGCCCAGCATGGGTATTAGCTAGGCGGTGAAAGTCCGCTATGGGCCGTAGTAGTCGGAACCATGAGCTGAGGACAAGGGTGTCCGTTGTGAGACGGAATCTGAAGGAAGTCTAAGGCAAAATACTGCACCGATGAACAAGAAGTAGCTATAAGGCTGAGGGTAACTGGATAAGGTTGCAAATCAAACTGAAGTCCAATACTACTCGAAGTTACTCTTAGTAAAGCTAACGGTGACATGGTATGAAAGTTAATATCCTTACCCGGGGAGATCTGGCCTACACGTTTCCGACAAGAGGAATAAGTTTAATTTCCACAGAAACAAGCGGTGCAGTGATGCAGTGTTGAGTAAGCCAGAAGTCAGCCGAGGTCATAGTAGTTTGAATAATCAGATGAAGGACTGAACGACAATAACTTGTAACTTATATCGGAGGTGTAATCAGGTGCGACAATCGCAGAAAACAGAACAACAAGCTGACCGCTTGTCGAGGATAGGTTTGGAAAACCGAAAGTACACAAGGGCGCGTAGTACCGGTTATGGTGAAGGTAAAGGTATGAGTGTCACTATCCAAGACTTAGTCTTGGATCGCAATAACCTTAATCAGGCTTATTTGCGAGTTAAGAGAAATAAAGGAGCAGCAGGCGTTGACGATATGATAGTTAATGACCTTCTGCCATATCTTAGAGAAAATAAGACGGAACTGATCGCTAGTTTGCGCGAGGGCAAGTATAAACCAGCCCCAGTCAAACGGGTAGAAATTTCGAAGCCTAATGGTGGAGTAAGAAGACTTGGAATACCAACGGTGGTGGAC of Limosilactobacillus reuteri contains these proteins:
- a CDS encoding transposase — translated: MTKYSSEFKVKLVNEYFDRQISILGLSKKYGMPSKSPIYRWVHEAEANGLNYLITKKSHKEYSQDFKLSVIEYHKLHEISRLDTAIYFKISPSQVNSWIYRYNHYGVIGLRRRPEGDDR